The following proteins come from a genomic window of Nostoc sp. ATCC 53789:
- a CDS encoding carbohydrate kinase, which translates to MSNSRVLCLGEILFDCLADQLGLKLEEVKSWTPYPGGAPANVACALVKLGTTAGFIGAVGEDEPGNALVKLLQDVGVDTTGVQRHPTAPTRQVYVTRDLAGDRTFAGFGQYDTAEFADTRLQAKQLPDALFQEADFLVLGTLELAYPESEQAIYRALELAEHYDLKIVLDINWRPVFWDEPKIAHQKIPELFKRVDFLKLSKEEAEWLFETADPGAITYRLASIEGVLVTDGENGCTYCLGENEGKLPSFSIPVVDTTGAGDSFLAGFIHQLSHYGIHSLRDAETAKRIVTYASAVGALTTIKPGAIASQPTDAEVEAFLASHQL; encoded by the coding sequence ATGAGCAATTCCCGTGTTTTGTGCCTCGGTGAAATTTTGTTTGATTGTTTAGCCGATCAATTAGGGTTAAAGCTGGAAGAAGTTAAATCCTGGACTCCCTATCCAGGAGGGGCACCAGCTAACGTAGCCTGTGCTTTAGTCAAGCTGGGGACGACAGCAGGATTTATCGGAGCCGTTGGTGAAGATGAACCAGGAAATGCACTAGTCAAGCTATTACAAGATGTAGGTGTAGATACGACGGGAGTACAACGTCACCCCACAGCACCAACGCGGCAAGTTTATGTTACACGGGATCTGGCTGGCGATCGCACCTTCGCCGGATTTGGTCAGTATGACACCGCAGAATTTGCCGATACTCGCCTGCAAGCCAAACAATTGCCAGATGCGCTGTTTCAAGAGGCAGATTTTCTGGTTTTGGGTACTTTGGAATTAGCCTATCCTGAAAGTGAACAGGCAATTTACCGCGCCCTAGAGTTAGCAGAACATTACGATCTGAAGATTGTTCTAGATATCAATTGGCGGCCTGTATTTTGGGATGAGCCAAAAATCGCTCATCAAAAAATTCCAGAATTATTTAAGCGAGTAGATTTCCTCAAACTCTCCAAAGAAGAAGCTGAATGGCTATTTGAAACCGCAGATCCTGGAGCTATTACTTACCGCTTGGCTTCAATTGAAGGAGTATTAGTAACAGATGGCGAAAACGGTTGCACCTACTGTCTGGGTGAGAACGAAGGCAAATTACCTTCCTTTTCCATCCCCGTAGTTGATACCACTGGTGCAGGAGATAGCTTTCTGGCAGGATTCATCCACCAGTTGAGTCATTACGGCATCCACAGCTTGCGGGATGCTGAAACTGCAAAACGCATCGTCACTTATGCCAGTGCTGTTGGGGCACTGACTACCATTAAACCAGGTGCGATCGCTTCCCAACCAACAGATGCTGAAGTTGAAGCTTTTCTAGCCTCACATCAACTCTAG
- a CDS encoding helix-turn-helix transcriptional regulator, with translation MAGGKSETPVSLSDRELQIIDLVAAGLTNQEIAGKLEISKRTVDNHISNILTKTETENRVALVRWALQWGKVCLNDVNCCLLPNQIE, from the coding sequence ATGGCTGGTGGCAAGTCTGAGACCCCCGTTAGTCTGTCAGACAGAGAACTGCAAATTATCGACCTAGTGGCCGCTGGCTTAACTAACCAAGAGATTGCAGGTAAACTGGAGATTAGCAAGCGTACAGTTGATAACCATATCAGCAATATTCTGACCAAGACCGAGACTGAAAATCGAGTAGCTCTTGTCCGCTGGGCCTTACAGTGGGGCAAAGTCTGCTTAAATGATGTCAATTGCTGTCTTCTCCCTAACCAGATCGAATAA